GCCGGCACGCACCGCAGCCTGGAAGTAGGCCGCGGCCGCCGGGGTGATGCTGCCGAGCTCGACGAGCCCCTGCAGGGTCGTGGCGCGCAGCACGAACTTGCGGATGTTGACCGCCGAGAAGCCCCGGCTGATGCCCTCGAGGACTACGTGGAGCCGGTGGCCCTCGGGCAGCATCGCGTCGACGAACGGTCGGCTGATGTCGATGCGTCGACCGCTGGACTTGAGCATGCGCTCGACCAGCTCCTGAACCTGTGCGGTCGAGAGCATCAGGTTGGTCAGCTCGTGACGACCGTTGCGCGCCACGAAGACGCGGCTGGGGTCGTTGATCCAGATCTCTTCGACGGCCGGGTCGTCGAGGAAGGGCTGCAGCGGTCCGAAGCCCGACACCCGGGCGACGAGCTCACCGACCACCGAGTCAGCGTCGGTCACGGGGGCGACGACGCCGGTGAGCGAGCGCTGGTCGTGGTCGCGGACCACGTCCTCGGCCATGCGGCGCACCAGCCCGGAGTCGCGCTGCGGGTCGACGCCCTTGCGGCGTACGTGGTCGCGCAGCTGGGCGTCGAGGGTCTCGACGAGTGTCGCGTGGGCGTCGGTCACCGACATGCCAGGTCCTGTCCCGAGTGAGGTCCTTGGCCAGCAACCTAGGTCTCTTCGGCCACGATCGGGAGGGCCACCGCCAAATCTGTGGACGGTGAGACCAGCGGGACAGACGTGGTCGCCGTCCGAGCGTGGTCCCGGGTGCGGGCGGCAGCCCGAGGGACTCAGGACCGGTCGTCGAGGGCCTACCGCGGAAGGGGCAGCGCCGTCGGGTCGACGTCGCGAGCCTCGGCACCGTCCTGCGGGCCGGAGCCCTCCGGTGAGCCCGGCTCGGCCGCCAGCAGGGGCAGCCGCACCGTGAAGGTGCTCCCGGTGCCCGGCACGGAGTCGACGGCGATCGTCCCACCCATCAGGTGCGTGAGCCGGCGACAGACGGCCAAGCCGAGGCCGGTGCCCTCGTAGTGCCGGGTCGCGCTGCCGTCCACCTGGCTGAACACCCCGAAGATCTGGTCCTGGTCATCGGGCGCGATGCCGATGCCGGTGTCGTGCACGACGAGCTCGACCCCCTCGCCCGCCGGCGTCGCCGAGCGCACCACCAGGCCCACCTGGCCCTCGTGGGTGAACTTGACGGCGTTGTCGAGCAGGCTGTGGAGCACCTGGAGCACGCGACCGCGATCACCGACCACCCGACGTGGCACGCCCGGGGCCACCTCGTAGGTGAACCGGTTGCCGGCCCGCTCGGCCCGGGGCTGGTGGACGTCGGCCACCTCGGCCACCAGGGCGGGGAGGTCGAACGGCGTCGCCGCGAGCTCGACCTGGTCGGCCTCCATGCGCGCGAAGTCCAGGATCGCCTCCACGAGCTCCCGCAGCGAGCCCCCGCTGCGGAGCAGCCGCTCGAGCAGGTTGCTCTGGACCTTGTCGAGGTCGGTGTCCTGGAGGATCTCGGCGGTGGCCAGGACCGTGGCGAGCGGGGTACGCAGCTCGTGGCTGACGTTGGTGAGGAACAGCGACTTCGCCTCCGAGGCGGCCAACGCGGCATCACGGGCCACCTCCAGCTTCGCGGCGAGGGCCTCGAGGTCACTGACGCTCCGTGCCCGCTCCAGGGCTACGCCCGCGTGGGCGGCGAGTGCCTCGAAGACCTGCTGGTCCTCCTTGCCGAAGGTCTCCTTCTCGAAGGACCGGTCGCACACCACCAGCAGGTGCTGCACGGGTCCGGCGCCGCCCAGCCGAGCAGCCAACCCGTCCCGCGACGGCGATGTCGGCGTCGTACCGTCCTCGGCCTGAGCCGCCTCCTCGCGCCGGTCCCGGGGCGCGTGGTGCCGGACCGCGGCGCCGTCGAGCGCCGGCCACCACCACTCCGCCCTGGCACGGTCGGGCGGGAGGGACTCGGCACGCAGCGCACCGGCACGCACGGCGAGCCACCGCACCTCATCGGCGGCCGGCCCGGCGACCTGCACCAGGTAGGCCCGCTCGGCGTGCATGAGCGCGGCGGTCTCGTCGAGGACGACCGTGATGACCTCGTCCGACGAGGTGGCCGCAGAGGTGCGGTCGACGAAGCGGTAGAGGAGCCGGGTCTGCGCGTGGCCGCGTGCGAGCGACACGTACACCCGGTAGGCCACGGTGAGGAGCACCACCACGACGCCGAGCAGTGGCAGGGCGGTCGGCTGGACCACCACCAGGGTGGCCACCAGCAGGGCGACGCACGTGTTGACGAACGCGGCGAACGAGCCCGACACCAGCGCCTCGTGGAGCACCTCGCCGTCGAAGACGCCCTCGGTGAGGCTGATCGCAGCCGTCACGGCGGCGG
The genomic region above belongs to Nocardioides coralli and contains:
- a CDS encoding sensor histidine kinase, with product MVESAAVDPADDAARPGARGSERLVPVLTWVLAASMAAAACLLALPGILQEPDLARPGLVWLALVPLFALAEVVVIHLPTQRNAYGHTLRELPAVLGLIFLPPQQYVTAYVLGAGLALVVAARMRGVKLAFNLGMFALEAALGALAYHAILQGGDPLSFTGWAAAILAVVLTDLMSAAAVTAAISLTEGVFDGEVLHEALVSGSFAAFVNTCVALLVATLVVVQPTALPLLGVVVVLLTVAYRVYVSLARGHAQTRLLYRFVDRTSAATSSDEVITVVLDETAALMHAERAYLVQVAGPAADEVRWLAVRAGALRAESLPPDRARAEWWWPALDGAAVRHHAPRDRREEAAQAEDGTTPTSPSRDGLAARLGGAGPVQHLLVVCDRSFEKETFGKEDQQVFEALAAHAGVALERARSVSDLEALAAKLEVARDAALAASEAKSLFLTNVSHELRTPLATVLATAEILQDTDLDKVQSNLLERLLRSGGSLRELVEAILDFARMEADQVELAATPFDLPALVAEVADVHQPRAERAGNRFTYEVAPGVPRRVVGDRGRVLQVLHSLLDNAVKFTHEGQVGLVVRSATPAGEGVELVVHDTGIGIAPDDQDQIFGVFSQVDGSATRHYEGTGLGLAVCRRLTHLMGGTIAVDSVPGTGSTFTVRLPLLAAEPGSPEGSGPQDGAEARDVDPTALPLPR